ACACATTGAAATTCATATCATAGCTAGAGGGTAAGTAACACGGTAGATTTTTGAGTTTTCGACATTGATTATTAGTTGAACCACTAGAATGAGATAAGATTGCCTTCAAACAGTGGTTGAAGTAGGATTTTCACTAATaggattcaaaaaataaaaaaaacaaacacGCAAAGACGCTAAAAGGATTCAatacctaatatatatatatatatatatatatatatatatatatatatatataatttaaccttatatatacagtataattttCCGTCACTTCTGTCCCTAAGCTCCGTCCTCATGGTGTAGGTTCACAAGTCTTCAGCATATTAAAATTTTGGTCTTTGTCATAGCCACAAGCTTTTTCGAGATAATATATTGCGGGAATTGTAATCTATGAAAAGTCCACAATAAGCAAAGAATCATCCTACATCAGTAAAAGGTTTACTACCCGCTGCTGCTCTTAAATGGATAATTTTTTCATCTAATCATTACAGAGGTTCGTTGTCTATTCCAGTCAAATAGTACTTGGGAATTTAACTATTGACTAGAAATCAATGTCgttaatttattttgaaattaatttggTGGTTCAGTTCTAATTGTATATTGTCGATAGCAAATGTGATGAAAATGCAACATGAAGCACACTACATACTGTATAGTTCAATGCTTCAAAAGGTCTCCTACTTTCACccccaaaataatattttattggaTCATTTAGAAGTTTTACAAATATTAGCTAGACGAACATTGATAGTACTGAAATTTATCCACTTcaacaataaaaattaaaagtaattTCTTATCACATTAAAATAGTTTATTTATGTTCTACCGTATGGTATCCATCTTAGGACAAACGCTTAATAGTTGCTTGAGTTGGATGTTGATACTCATGATCTTCATTCTTCTTATTTCCTATTTCATTACACATTTTTTTATGGGTTCAAATTCGCATTCTACCACATTTCATCTAATTTAATAAGtttaaaatttaataatataTGATCAAAAGCTAAAGGTTGAGATGAACCTATAGCCGCTGTACTGAATACGTCCCTGAGTCTTTAGACAAAGTCAATCGTTGTTTTGGGTTTTGCATAGTTACTAAACTGTAGAAGATCTTGTTGGGTTTGCCAACCTTCAAAAGAAACTTCTCGTAATAGGCCATTTTTATAGCTTGGGCCAACAGAGGAAGGACATGTAGAATTGACACCAAGTGGCCGTTCTAAAGGGTTATTGTTTAAAAATTAGTCAGTACGTTTTGAATAGCGTTATAAAATGGTTAAAACAAAACAGTTAACCACctatattatccactaaaatatgggttggataataaattttttaaaaacggGTAAAATATGGATAAgagtcatattatccatttagaaaatgaatAACccatgggtttaacttttacatttgcaaAACCTCAAATCGGGGGtttctcaagtttgggagactaggaattcttccaaaagtgatcatattcatgaagccatggataatatggttacccatattatccgccggttaactcattttttatccgtattaaatatgggtcgggttggataatttatccgttttttcatTACCCGTTTTCGATCCGTCTCATATCCAATTAGACTCGACTGTTTGCCACCCTTAGTCttgaatttcagtttttcagttCAAATTTTTGGGACAAAAATATCCTAAATTATCCTGAAGTTtagatttttaatttaaaatttcaaaataaaataagcACCGACTAATTTTTAAATAACATCCCTGGTAATAGTTATTGTACACTTGCCCCAAAGGAAATGCACAACTTGGGCCTTTCGGTCCAAATCTCGTGCGCGTGAGTCCAACTCTTCTATTTCCTTTTTACTATTTCACTAGTTGGATGACGATTTATTCACTGAaaaaatattaacttttaatcGACGAGAGACTCTTTCCTTTTGAAATACTCCACTattttcaaaatgtatatgtatgATAAAGCAATTTGTACTAGCAATATCTTGCTTATTTGTTGCAATGCATTTCTTTAGGTCATTTCGAATTAACTTCTTATAATGCATTTACAATCATCTtcttttgaaaagtacttttcaaaaagatatattttgataaaaaaaaaatacttttaactaTCAATTAgcgtttgaccaagcttttaaaattgtttctaagtatatttttattaaatgtactcaaaaaaatacttttgggaaGAAACTATTTTTCTTACTTCTCAAAAACTATTGTTGCTTctacttaaaagtattttttcctaCTAAAACTTGAGCAAATACCTTAATTCTAGAGGAAAAATACTTttagcaaaaataaaaaatatttttggcaaaaaataaaaacttggccaaactgGCTATTAATTGAAAAGTCCCAAATTAACTGTCAATGGAATAGACCACGAAAAGTTTACTCTCTCCGGTTCACTTTAagtgaattttttatttttttttacacatATTAAGGATTCACCTTTTACTCATCATTATACAATTGCTTGATATTTGTGTGTTTTGATAAGATAAAAGATTACTCCCAATTATACACATGCTATGGGGGCTTCTCATGATAACTTGAAGGCTTGAAAAACTAAAAAAGTCATTTTTTTAACCTTTCGATAACGTTAATGTTTGAATCTAACTTACAAATTAACCTCAAACAATAGTGGTAAGACTAGAATGACCACGTTATAGTAAAACACTTTTGTCTAATCGAATTGATAACATGTCATGATTTGATTGGTGTGATTAATTCATATATATAGGATATAGGataacaatttcgggattagtaaTCTCACTATTAAAAAACTGTCAAAAAACGTTCAAAACAAATCGATCGAAATCAAACAAAAACTAACCGATTTTCGACCGTTTTCCATTCGTCAAAAAAATAATGGTCGCTAATGGGGACCGACCGCATACGGTCGATATTTTCGACCTAAGTCGGTCGGTAATTGCCAACACACTTTGACCAAGTTATCTGAcacaaaataatttttccgaccgatttcggtcggtattcttgaaaataatttttaattatttttgaattaGCTACCGATTTCGGTctgaattttaattatttatttttttaaaattgttcaattccgaccgaaatcggtcggtattattaaaatatttaaaattaaaaattaaaaatttcgatcaaagttggtcggtattattaaaatatttaaaatcaaaAATTCCGACCGAAGTTAGTCGGTAAatttaaatttctcaaaaatgaAATGAACATTTTCGACGTAGGCGGTCGGTTTTCTTGGTAAGTTTTTGGCAGAATACAACTGTTTTTGGCAGACATCGATCGAAATTTTTATGTGTGAGACGTAACAGTGTTTTTTTGTTGTGTGACCACTATTTCCGACCGATGGTGGTCGGTAtctttatgattttttttttttgacttttgcgatcaatttacctattttccgaCCGAGTTCGATTGGATTTTCTTCCGTTCGATTTCGATCGGTATTCTGTGGACGGATTTTAATAGTTTTTTAGTAGTGCCCTGGAATTAAACAATAAAATGATACATTTGTTTATCTTCAACACTCTTCTGCTGAGCTAATTAACATTGAAAATAAAAGTTTATCCCACTTTATTTAGTTTAAATCAAACACGTATTTATATTATTCATGCAGATCCCATTTTtagtctaataaactaaacatctaccaataaaaatatacctaCTAAATAATCTTATCATGATTAATCCTAATATTATAATTCCATTTATTATTAATCCCAAAATATAGAATACCAAAGGTTATGATGAAGTGATACATATTCATTCATTCTTAACAAGAGCTCTAAGGTTCAAAGTCGTATTTGTTAGGGAGCACTTTATACTCCAAACGTGAGACTTCCTTATGTGAACCCGAATTTGGGTCGGACTCCAAAAGGAATATCATACACTAATAAGAAACTAAAAAGAATCCCAAATATTGTTCACCAATCAAACGAGCCGTGAGATGGGAGCATAATTATACGTTTGTTTGGAAACCAGAAATTGGTGTTCATGAGAGgaagaaaaactaaaaaattgGTAGATAAAGAAGCAAGCGAAAAAGAAACAGTTTACCTTCTATATATTGTTTTAgtttggaaagaaaaaaaaaacatttttcaTTGTTGGAGTGTCAAAGGAACTGAATTttagtggacacataaataaaataaactaaaatgaaaagatttatgTAGACGAGATATCATAAACTCTCAATTCTCTAGATTTTCTTGCATGCGTTCAGTACGGTGGATTTAATGATTCAACAATTATCCTTTAATACATATCTCTTATATATTATCATTCTTTTttctcaaaaaaagaaaaagagagacgaTTAACCGTGGAAAAATCTTCCCACTTTTTGCTTTCATCATTTCCTCCTTTTTCCAACTTACTCCAATTGGTTTGATAAACGAAAAAACACACAGTACTCTCAAAAGAACAAATTCTATCATCATGACTATTGCCCTTTGATTTTCCTTGTATATATTGATAGGGTTAAAATATGCACTTAAATCTATTATAATAAAaaattcaattttatttttaaggttactaatattaatattatttattgtgaataattaatttcagtttttttcccGATACTAATCttactttttataaataattatttataattaatttttaactGATCTAATTATGTAAAAGTTTTTTCGACACTAATTAACACTTTCAAGTTTCAAGGTATAGAAGGCAAATTCTAAAGAAAAAAGAGTAAACAAGGGCAACATCCAAATACTCATTTCTTTAAATCTACACAGACAAGACCACCCaaacagaaaattaaaaatagGAAAGTTTACAATTCACAATATCACGTGAAAGAAGCAAGAAATcccatgaaaaaaaaaatagtaaaaaaagaaagataaaataTATCACCAACCAAGAGCATCAAGAATACCTAAAACAACATCACAAATATGCTTAAATCCATCTTCTCTAATAGCAAGTTGAGGAGGATAAACAACTCCAGGATTTCTCTTAAATCCATTATGACAAACATTAGGGTAATCAGCAGCAGCCATAACATGCATATAAGCATAGTCATAAATTTCATCATTCAAATCTTGAAGAGAAGATTGAAGAGCATTGGCAGCAAAACCATACTTTTCAGCACAATCTTTAAGAAGTTTCTTCATTAAAATTGTATCATTATTTGTAGTGTTGTTATTACTACTAGTGTTAAGTAGTAATTTGGAAGAAAGGTATGAATTTGTGGCTGTGGCATTGACCATTCCAACTTTAATCATAATTGTTGCTAAGCCTTTTGTGTCTGCTTTGAGGCTTGTGGAATCAGATTTTAAAGAGGATATACAAAGATCATAGTATTTTGTGGTTTTGCAtgttttttggatcaaatcaactGATGATGAGG
This sequence is a window from Nicotiana tomentosiformis chromosome 5, ASM39032v3, whole genome shotgun sequence. Protein-coding genes within it:
- the LOC104090168 gene encoding cell wall / vacuolar inhibitor of fructosidase 2, producing MSSCYFLLILVFLISIQPTISSSSVDLIQKTCKTTKYYDLCISSLKSDSTSLKADTKGLATIMIKVGMVNATATNSYLSSKLLLNTSSNNNTTNNDTILMKKLLKDCAEKYGFAANALQSSLQDLNDEIYDYAYMHVMAAADYPNVCHNGFKRNPGVVYPPQLAIREDGFKHICDVVLGILDALGW